A single genomic interval of Sphingobium sp. EM0848 harbors:
- a CDS encoding 3-hydroxyacyl-CoA dehydrogenase has translation MDIKGTAAIVTGGASGLGKATAAMLASQGAKVAIFDMNEEAGKAAAAEIGGVFVSVNVADDASVSAALDTAEQAHGVARILVNCAGIAPAVKTVGKENVPHPLDIYRKTIEVNLIGTFNVISKFAARAVSVEDMDGERGVIVNTASVAAYDGQIGQAAYSASKGGVVGMTLPIARDLASHKIRVMTIAPGIFLTPMMEGFPQHVQDALGAQVPHPSRLGKPAEYAQLVESIIRNPMLNGEVIRLDGAIRMAPR, from the coding sequence ATGGACATCAAGGGAACAGCCGCCATCGTCACCGGCGGCGCGTCGGGGTTGGGCAAGGCGACAGCGGCGATGCTGGCTTCGCAGGGCGCGAAGGTCGCGATCTTCGATATGAACGAGGAAGCGGGCAAGGCTGCGGCTGCCGAAATCGGCGGCGTCTTTGTCAGCGTGAATGTGGCCGACGATGCCAGCGTCTCGGCGGCGCTGGATACGGCGGAGCAGGCGCATGGGGTTGCGCGCATCCTCGTCAACTGCGCGGGCATCGCTCCGGCGGTGAAGACCGTGGGCAAGGAAAATGTGCCGCATCCGCTCGACATCTATCGCAAGACGATCGAGGTCAACCTGATCGGCACGTTCAACGTCATCTCCAAATTCGCGGCGCGCGCCGTGTCGGTGGAAGACATGGACGGCGAGCGCGGGGTCATCGTCAATACCGCATCGGTCGCGGCCTATGACGGCCAGATCGGTCAGGCGGCGTACAGTGCGTCCAAAGGTGGCGTGGTCGGCATGACCCTGCCTATCGCCCGCGACCTTGCCAGCCACAAGATTCGCGTGATGACGATCGCCCCCGGCATCTTCCTGACCCCCATGATGGAGGGTTTCCCCCAGCATGTGCAGGATGCCCTGGGCGCGCAGGTGCCCCACCCCAGTCGCCTTGGCAAGCCAGCCGAATATGCCCAGCTGGTGGAATCCATCATCCGCAACCCCATGCTGAATGGAGAGGTCATCCGCCTCGACGGCGCCATCCGCATGGCGCCGCGCTGA
- a CDS encoding TetR/AcrR family transcriptional regulator, with protein MPGRPSTASSPAASSPFRTREEKIREREEKREAVLRAAVRMFNARGFHATSLDDVAASLGISKPTIYHYLGNKEQVLIECVTRGLEPLRLAAEAAKHEPGSGLDRLRRFLIHYAQINMDDFGRCVVRTGDEALSSDAAAQFRARKRDIDLALRGLIEDAIADGSIAPVDVKMAAFALAGALNWPARWHDPAGPSPVDEIAASLVDILINGLARRD; from the coding sequence TTGCCCGGCCGTCCCTCCACCGCATCCAGTCCCGCAGCCTCATCGCCGTTCAGAACGCGTGAAGAGAAGATAAGGGAGCGGGAGGAGAAGCGCGAAGCGGTGCTGCGTGCCGCGGTCCGCATGTTCAATGCCCGCGGTTTCCATGCCACCTCGCTGGACGATGTCGCCGCATCGCTCGGCATCAGCAAGCCGACTATCTACCATTATCTGGGAAACAAGGAGCAGGTGCTGATCGAATGCGTGACGCGCGGGCTCGAACCGCTGCGTCTGGCGGCGGAAGCAGCGAAGCATGAGCCAGGCAGCGGCCTTGATCGCCTCCGCCGTTTCCTCATCCATTATGCGCAGATCAACATGGACGATTTCGGCCGCTGCGTGGTGCGGACAGGCGACGAAGCACTGTCCAGTGACGCCGCCGCGCAATTCCGCGCACGCAAGCGCGACATCGATCTGGCGCTGCGCGGATTGATAGAGGATGCCATCGCCGATGGCTCCATCGCCCCTGTCGATGTAAAAATGGCGGCCTTTGCCCTGGCTGGCGCGCTGAACTGGCCTGCGCGCTGGCATGATCCGGCAGGCCCCAGCCCCGTGGATGAAATCGCCGCCTCGCTGGTCGACATCTTGATCAATGGGCTGGCCCGACGCGACTGA
- a CDS encoding enoyl-CoA hydratase-related protein has protein sequence MAIRQTRRDKGVIITLDQPARANALCFAMAKELVGTVDEAVATGARAILLTGAGRSFCSGGQLDDPLPHDAGAILEETINPLMRKFAALEIPLIVALNGPAIGAGAALALAGDIVVAGRSAWLGFSFAQVGLVCDAGSSWLLPRTLGWHRAMAAMMLGKRISAEQALDWGLVTELVDDDRLEEEAITLLDRFSTGPTRSFGMIRKLARQALELSFEDALAAEREAQYAAGRTHDFREGAAAFKERRAPRFEGR, from the coding sequence ATGGCCATTCGGCAGACCAGACGCGACAAGGGCGTCATCATCACCCTGGATCAGCCAGCACGCGCCAATGCGCTATGCTTCGCCATGGCGAAGGAACTGGTCGGAACGGTTGATGAAGCAGTCGCCACCGGCGCGCGCGCCATTCTGCTGACCGGCGCGGGTCGCTCCTTTTGCAGCGGCGGGCAACTGGATGATCCACTGCCCCATGACGCAGGCGCAATATTGGAAGAAACGATCAATCCGCTGATGCGTAAATTCGCGGCGCTGGAAATCCCGCTGATCGTCGCCCTGAACGGACCGGCGATCGGGGCAGGAGCCGCGCTCGCACTGGCCGGCGATATCGTGGTGGCCGGCCGATCGGCATGGCTGGGCTTCAGCTTCGCACAAGTGGGTCTGGTTTGCGACGCGGGGTCAAGCTGGCTGTTGCCGCGCACGCTCGGCTGGCATCGGGCGATGGCGGCGATGATGCTGGGCAAGCGAATCAGCGCGGAACAGGCTCTGGACTGGGGCCTTGTCACCGAACTCGTCGACGATGACCGACTGGAAGAGGAAGCCATAACGCTGCTCGATCGGTTTTCGACCGGCCCCACCCGCTCCTTCGGCATGATCCGCAAACTGGCGCGACAGGCGCTGGAGCTTTCCTTCGAGGATGCGCTCGCGGCGGAGCGCGAAGCCCAATATGCCGCTGGCCGTACCCATGATTTCCGGGAAGGGGCCGCAGCATTCAAGGAGCGGCGCGCACCCCGGTTCGAGGGGCGCTGA
- a CDS encoding response regulator transcription factor → MTDDASKIYVVDDDCDLGASVARLLRRHGFDADSFLDPVQLLDVYVTAPAHCIVTDVMMGDLDGFAFADQIRVLDPSTAIIFMTAWPTTANAVDSVRRYGGLDYLEKPIDEERLLAAAREGIDWACERRRQLSRTAALTPRERQVFELLILGHSNKVIAAILGLSPKTVEDHRASVMGKTGVNGLAQLIALGG, encoded by the coding sequence ATGACGGATGATGCATCGAAAATCTATGTGGTGGACGACGATTGCGATCTGGGGGCCAGCGTTGCCCGCCTGCTCCGCCGTCACGGTTTCGACGCTGACTCCTTCCTCGATCCGGTCCAGCTGCTCGACGTCTATGTTACCGCGCCGGCTCACTGCATCGTGACGGATGTGATGATGGGCGATCTGGACGGGTTCGCCTTCGCCGACCAGATAAGGGTGCTGGATCCCTCGACGGCCATCATCTTCATGACGGCCTGGCCTACCACGGCCAACGCCGTGGATTCCGTCCGGCGCTATGGCGGCCTCGATTATCTGGAAAAGCCCATTGATGAGGAGCGTCTGCTGGCTGCGGCGAGGGAAGGCATCGACTGGGCATGCGAACGGCGGCGGCAACTGTCCCGGACCGCGGCGCTGACGCCGCGTGAACGGCAGGTCTTCGAACTTCTGATCCTGGGGCATAGCAACAAGGTGATCGCCGCTATTCTTGGCCTCAGTCCCAAGACGGTCGAGGATCATCGGGCGTCCGTCATGGGCAAGACGGGCGTGAACGGATTGGCGCAGTTGATCGCGCTGGGCGGGTGA
- a CDS encoding Na+/H+ antiporter, with amino-acid sequence METVSIVLFLLLAVVVSGAISRMLPVSIPTPLVQILLGAVIGLSTSHRVELDPELFLFLFLPPLLFLDGWRIPKDELLKDVSTVVELALGLVLLTVVGMGFFIHWMIPAMPLAVAFALAAVVSPTDPIAVSAIAARVPIPKRMMHILEGESLLNDASGLVCLRVAVAAALTGSFSAGSAALNFLWVAGAGLAIGVAVTLVVTRAKAWVAKRWGEDTGSQILVSLLIPFGSYLLAEHVHASGILAAVSAGVTMTFAESSRQTMASTRMRRNSVWDMIQFTLNGIIFVLLGEQLPGILEGAHQTVLPTGHASPWWLAIYTVAIVAGLALLRFVWVWASLHLTILRKADRAGDMRSPDWRLVAATSFAGVRGAITLAGVLTLPLALNDGTAFPARDLAIFLAAGVIVVSLILASIALPVLLKGLTMPPEPSKQAEEDSARIAAAEAAIQAIERHQHALAEDHGEADLYVTAGGRIMDLYRERIEGLSGQQADERRAGHRLFGEFGLVGVKAERAVLARLLRDRRLSSEVARKLTRELDLAEARYRG; translated from the coding sequence TTGGAGACAGTTTCGATCGTGCTTTTCCTGCTGCTGGCGGTGGTCGTCAGCGGCGCGATATCCCGAATGCTGCCGGTCTCCATACCAACGCCGCTGGTTCAGATTCTGCTTGGCGCCGTCATTGGCCTGTCGACGTCGCACCGTGTGGAGCTGGATCCTGAACTCTTCCTGTTCCTGTTCCTGCCGCCGCTCCTCTTTCTCGACGGCTGGCGGATTCCCAAGGACGAGCTGTTAAAAGACGTTTCGACCGTGGTGGAACTGGCCCTTGGCCTTGTCCTGCTGACTGTCGTGGGCATGGGTTTCTTCATCCATTGGATGATCCCGGCCATGCCGCTTGCCGTCGCCTTCGCGCTTGCCGCCGTCGTGTCGCCTACCGATCCCATCGCCGTTTCCGCCATCGCGGCGCGGGTGCCCATTCCCAAGCGGATGATGCACATATTGGAAGGGGAATCGCTTCTTAACGACGCGTCTGGCCTTGTCTGCCTGCGCGTCGCCGTCGCCGCCGCGCTGACGGGCAGTTTCTCGGCCGGATCGGCAGCGCTCAATTTCCTCTGGGTGGCGGGGGCGGGTCTGGCAATCGGCGTTGCGGTCACGCTTGTGGTGACACGCGCCAAGGCCTGGGTCGCGAAGCGCTGGGGTGAAGATACCGGCTCGCAGATCCTCGTCAGCCTGCTTATCCCGTTCGGCTCCTACCTGTTGGCGGAGCATGTTCATGCGTCCGGCATATTGGCGGCGGTCAGCGCAGGCGTCACCATGACCTTTGCGGAGAGTTCGCGCCAGACCATGGCGTCCACTCGAATGCGCCGCAACTCGGTGTGGGACATGATCCAGTTCACGCTCAACGGCATCATCTTCGTGCTGCTGGGCGAACAATTGCCCGGCATATTGGAAGGGGCGCACCAGACGGTGTTGCCCACCGGCCATGCCTCACCCTGGTGGCTGGCCATCTACACGGTCGCTATCGTCGCCGGCCTCGCATTGCTGCGCTTCGTCTGGGTCTGGGCCTCGCTCCACCTCACCATCCTGCGCAAAGCGGACCGGGCGGGCGACATGCGCAGCCCCGACTGGCGACTGGTTGCGGCAACCTCCTTTGCTGGCGTGCGTGGCGCGATCACGCTGGCGGGTGTGCTGACCTTGCCGCTGGCGCTGAACGACGGCACGGCCTTTCCCGCCCGCGATCTCGCGATATTTCTGGCGGCGGGCGTGATCGTCGTTTCGCTGATCCTGGCCAGCATCGCCCTGCCTGTTCTGCTCAAGGGCCTTACCATGCCGCCCGAACCGTCGAAGCAGGCGGAGGAGGACAGTGCCCGCATCGCCGCTGCGGAGGCGGCGATCCAGGCCATCGAGCGGCACCAGCACGCACTGGCCGAGGATCATGGAGAGGCGGATCTCTACGTCACGGCGGGCGGGCGCATCATGGACCTCTACCGTGAGCGTATCGAAGGACTGAGCGGTCAGCAGGCGGATGAGAGGCGCGCCGGACACCGCTTGTTCGGCGAATTCGGCCTGGTCGGCGTCAAGGCCGAGCGCGCGGTACTGGCCCGGCTCCTCCGCGATCGCCGGTTGAGCAGCGAGGTCGCTCGCAAACTTACGCGTGAACTGGATCTGGCCGAGGCGCGTTACCGGGGCTGA
- a CDS encoding acetyl-CoA C-acyltransferase, which translates to MPNDPVVIAGYARTPMGAFQGVLSPLKATELGAAAVKAAIERAKLDPGAVERIYMGCVLPAGLGQAPARQAALGAGLGLNTEATTVNKMCGSGMQAAIMATEALAAGTADVIVAGGMESMTNAPYALPKHRSGARIGHDRIIDTMMMDGLEDAYEPGKAMGVFAEEAVRDYQFTREEQDAYAIRSLERANAAIGSGAFAKEIVPVTISGRGGDTVVDTDEQPGKARPEKIPALKPAFVKDGTITPANASSISDGAAALVMTRQSVAEKLGLPVIAKVLATAAHAHEPAKFTTAPVPAIRKALDKAGWQVGDVDLFEVNEAFAVVAMIAARELNIPADRLNVNGGATALGHPIGASGARILATLLAALENRGLKRGVASLCIGGGEATAMAVELV; encoded by the coding sequence ATGCCAAACGATCCGGTCGTCATTGCGGGCTATGCGCGCACCCCCATGGGCGCTTTTCAGGGCGTACTTTCGCCGCTCAAGGCTACCGAGCTCGGCGCGGCGGCGGTGAAGGCAGCGATCGAACGGGCAAAGCTCGATCCGGGCGCCGTTGAGCGCATCTATATGGGTTGCGTCCTGCCGGCGGGTCTGGGGCAGGCGCCCGCGAGGCAGGCGGCACTGGGCGCGGGCCTTGGCCTCAATACGGAGGCTACCACGGTCAACAAGATGTGCGGTTCGGGCATGCAGGCGGCGATCATGGCGACCGAGGCGCTGGCCGCCGGGACGGCGGACGTCATCGTCGCGGGCGGCATGGAAAGCATGACCAACGCTCCCTATGCCCTGCCCAAGCATCGCTCGGGCGCGCGTATCGGCCATGACCGCATCATCGACACGATGATGATGGATGGGCTGGAGGACGCCTATGAGCCGGGTAAGGCGATGGGCGTCTTTGCCGAGGAAGCGGTGCGCGACTATCAGTTCACGCGCGAGGAGCAGGACGCCTATGCCATCCGCTCGCTCGAACGCGCCAACGCCGCCATCGGTAGCGGCGCCTTTGCAAAGGAAATCGTGCCCGTCACCATTTCCGGCCGGGGCGGCGATACGGTCGTCGACACCGATGAACAGCCGGGCAAGGCGCGGCCGGAGAAGATTCCCGCGCTCAAGCCCGCCTTCGTCAAGGACGGCACCATCACGCCTGCCAATGCCTCATCCATTTCGGACGGCGCCGCCGCTCTGGTGATGACCCGCCAGAGCGTCGCGGAGAAGCTGGGCCTGCCGGTGATCGCAAAGGTTCTCGCCACCGCCGCCCATGCTCATGAACCGGCGAAGTTCACGACCGCCCCGGTCCCGGCGATCCGCAAGGCGCTGGACAAGGCGGGCTGGCAGGTCGGGGACGTCGACCTGTTTGAGGTCAACGAAGCCTTCGCCGTGGTTGCAATGATCGCCGCCAGGGAACTGAACATCCCAGCCGACAGGCTGAACGTCAATGGCGGCGCGACCGCGCTCGGCCATCCCATAGGCGCATCGGGTGCGCGTATTCTCGCAACCCTGCTCGCCGCGCTGGAAAATCGCGGCCTCAAGCGCGGGGTCGCCAGCCTCTGCATCGGTGGTGGAGAAGCGACGGCTATGGCGGTCGAACTGGTCTGA
- a CDS encoding ATP-binding protein, giving the protein MPDRRELGLLVVYAAGFAGAHWMAAAWGGDGFYSVWYPAAGLRLALMWYAGARLTPSIAIVELAVNMAKGIFPLDSSDWPLILMGIWRPVFAYGGTVAAIRWLAGGARASVLIPPMPFSLAAVAAPNVAALMALPQSLLRPDMTGVKSMHDVVTSLSAFAVGDLLGVLILAPPLLWIAEWLMSRPRPPFQIYSDISWLALVESSALLLGGIVITDTMARAGLGVQPMPVIFAVAWIGLRFGRAAAWGALVIVTMLMLPYTAHHMTTGARLELHLALAMVAVVGYLAGSFADAQRQARIDLERRDRLLFQAERLKTLRAMSVAVIHEISQPLSTLAIEAKHLHAITGISDPEIAESAALIDRKAATLSNLVRRLRRYGGRAVDEPTPLPVSALIESVATLAAPEAKSEGVMLKVDPVDPDLLVLAQEVELAQAVMNLLRNAIQATGDAQVRLSAVKAGDQVQITVSNRHYVDIVPRAGMGVGTLIARAIVEAHGGTLWRDMSAVGDVRAMISLPLTGEVA; this is encoded by the coding sequence TTGCCTGACCGTCGCGAACTGGGACTGCTGGTTGTTTATGCCGCGGGTTTCGCCGGCGCGCATTGGATGGCGGCCGCATGGGGCGGGGACGGTTTTTACTCGGTCTGGTATCCGGCCGCCGGTTTGCGGCTGGCCCTGATGTGGTATGCGGGAGCGCGGCTGACGCCTTCCATCGCGATCGTGGAACTGGCGGTCAACATGGCCAAAGGCATCTTCCCGCTCGATTCGTCGGACTGGCCGCTCATCCTGATGGGTATCTGGCGGCCGGTATTCGCTTATGGCGGGACCGTGGCGGCGATCCGCTGGCTTGCGGGCGGCGCGCGGGCCAGCGTGCTTATCCCACCCATGCCCTTCAGTCTGGCGGCGGTGGCGGCGCCCAATGTGGCAGCCCTGATGGCCTTGCCCCAGAGCCTGTTGCGGCCCGACATGACGGGCGTGAAGAGCATGCACGATGTCGTTACATCGCTTTCCGCTTTCGCCGTCGGCGATCTGCTGGGCGTTCTTATCCTCGCGCCGCCGCTGCTGTGGATTGCGGAATGGCTGATGAGCCGTCCTCGTCCGCCATTCCAGATTTACAGCGACATTTCCTGGCTTGCGCTGGTGGAGAGCAGTGCCCTGCTATTGGGCGGCATCGTGATTACCGATACGATGGCCCGGGCGGGGCTGGGTGTTCAGCCCATGCCGGTCATCTTCGCTGTCGCCTGGATCGGTCTGCGTTTCGGACGGGCTGCGGCTTGGGGCGCGTTGGTGATCGTGACCATGCTCATGCTGCCATATACCGCGCATCACATGACGACCGGCGCACGCCTGGAATTGCATCTGGCTCTGGCGATGGTGGCGGTGGTCGGTTATCTCGCCGGCAGCTTCGCCGACGCCCAGCGACAGGCGCGCATCGATCTGGAGCGGCGCGATCGGCTGCTGTTCCAGGCGGAGCGGCTGAAGACCCTGCGCGCCATGTCGGTTGCCGTCATCCATGAGATCAGCCAGCCGCTTTCGACCCTGGCGATAGAGGCGAAGCATCTGCATGCCATCACCGGCATTTCCGACCCGGAAATAGCCGAGAGTGCGGCATTGATCGACCGCAAGGCCGCGACATTGTCCAATCTGGTGCGGCGTCTGCGCCGCTATGGCGGGCGCGCCGTCGACGAACCCACGCCGCTGCCGGTTTCCGCCCTGATCGAAAGCGTGGCGACGCTCGCCGCCCCGGAAGCCAAAAGCGAAGGCGTGATGTTGAAGGTTGATCCGGTCGATCCCGATTTGCTCGTTCTGGCGCAGGAGGTGGAACTGGCGCAGGCGGTGATGAACCTGCTGCGCAACGCCATCCAGGCCACCGGCGACGCGCAGGTCAGGCTTTCGGCCGTCAAGGCAGGTGACCAGGTGCAGATCACCGTGTCGAACCGCCATTATGTGGACATCGTGCCAAGGGCAGGCATGGGGGTGGGCACGCTGATCGCACGCGCCATTGTGGAGGCGCATGGCGGCACGTTATGGCGCGATATGTCCGCGGTTGGCGATGTCAGGGCCATGATTTCCCTGCCCCTGACCGGAGAAGTGGCATGA
- a CDS encoding acyl-CoA carboxylase subunit beta yields the protein MSSDLGRWDAILGELGRRQDFARAMGGADRLQRHRDAGKLNARERATALFDDGSFVEIGGLAGVLSETGEAPAPADGLIAGFGRINGRPALAGIEDFTVLGGSIGDAASDKRYRLTQLAAQERVPLVFMLEGAGHRLTNKHPGRSPNDLQGLAELSGQVPMVSLVQGASAGHGALTAPLSDFVVMTQAASMFAAGPPLVKGAIGEVVTKEELGGPQMHVLASGVAHNLAADDAAAIAMARQYLSYFPLNAWEHPPLVQEGDIGRRRLDDILALIDPDPRFPFDMRSLLVMLVDEGTLFEVQPKYGASLVTALARLGGQSVAIVANNPAVGAGAIDAAAAQKATHFMDVAGAFHIPVLFLTDNPGVMAGTVAERSGVLRHAARMFVAQHRLKVPKLHVTLRKAFGFGSSIMAMNPFDGQTISLSFPAITLGAMPAASGADAAKLDAETRARVAAEQAGGAYHLADKIGFDDVIDPRDLRNALLDGLILAEGRRNRAVEPTRLPGITP from the coding sequence ATGAGTTCAGATCTCGGCCGGTGGGATGCCATTCTCGGCGAACTCGGCAGGCGGCAGGATTTTGCGCGCGCCATGGGGGGCGCCGACCGTCTCCAGCGTCATCGCGACGCCGGCAAGCTCAATGCGCGGGAACGGGCCACCGCCCTGTTCGATGACGGCAGCTTCGTCGAGATTGGAGGCCTTGCAGGCGTTCTCAGCGAAACGGGCGAAGCGCCCGCGCCCGCCGACGGCCTGATCGCGGGCTTCGGGCGGATCAACGGGCGTCCGGCACTGGCCGGGATCGAGGACTTTACCGTGCTGGGAGGATCGATCGGCGACGCCGCGTCCGACAAGCGATATCGCCTCACGCAACTGGCCGCGCAGGAACGTGTGCCGCTTGTCTTCATGCTGGAAGGCGCCGGACACAGGCTGACCAACAAGCATCCCGGACGCAGTCCCAATGACCTCCAGGGCCTTGCCGAACTGTCGGGGCAGGTGCCGATGGTCAGCCTGGTGCAAGGCGCTTCGGCAGGACATGGCGCGCTGACCGCGCCCCTTTCGGACTTTGTGGTGATGACGCAGGCGGCATCCATGTTCGCGGCGGGGCCACCCCTGGTCAAAGGCGCGATCGGGGAAGTGGTAACGAAGGAGGAACTGGGCGGCCCGCAGATGCACGTCCTGGCATCGGGCGTCGCGCATAATCTGGCTGCAGACGATGCGGCAGCCATCGCCATGGCACGACAATATCTGTCCTATTTCCCGCTCAACGCATGGGAACACCCGCCGCTTGTTCAGGAAGGCGATATCGGGCGACGGCGGCTCGATGACATATTGGCATTGATCGATCCCGATCCGCGCTTCCCCTTCGACATGCGCTCGCTCCTGGTCATGCTGGTCGACGAGGGCACGCTGTTCGAGGTTCAGCCGAAATATGGCGCCTCGCTCGTCACCGCCCTTGCACGCCTTGGCGGTCAGAGCGTCGCTATCGTGGCCAATAATCCAGCCGTGGGCGCGGGCGCCATCGATGCCGCAGCCGCCCAGAAAGCGACCCATTTCATGGATGTGGCGGGCGCCTTCCATATTCCGGTCCTGTTTCTGACCGACAATCCCGGCGTCATGGCGGGCACGGTGGCAGAACGGTCGGGCGTGCTGCGGCACGCGGCCCGCATGTTCGTTGCGCAGCATCGGTTGAAGGTGCCCAAGCTGCACGTCACTCTGCGCAAGGCATTTGGCTTTGGTTCCTCGATCATGGCGATGAACCCCTTTGACGGCCAGACAATCTCACTGTCATTTCCTGCCATCACCCTGGGTGCGATGCCGGCGGCGAGCGGAGCCGACGCCGCCAAACTGGACGCTGAGACGCGTGCCCGCGTGGCTGCGGAGCAGGCTGGGGGAGCCTATCATCTGGCGGACAAGATAGGTTTCGACGATGTCATCGACCCTCGCGATCTCCGCAATGCCTTGCTTGATGGCCTGATCCTGGCCGAAGGGCGACGGAACAGGGCGGTCGAACCCACGCGGCTGCCGGGCATCACGCCTTGA